One segment of Pseudomonas pohangensis DNA contains the following:
- a CDS encoding gluconate 2-dehydrogenase subunit 3 family protein, which translates to MQRRDFLQIAVMLGGITASGLARALASSAGEAPAALRHITPLQRQQIAVLAELVIPRTDTPGAVDAGVPAFIEHILSAWYTDTEYRIFSEGLQTLEREAQQRFGKPFVNLDEARQTSLLAEQEIHARDQLRLHPPRQRSAAEKPLIDEHAPFFNKLKELVVVGYYTSEVAALSEMVYLPVPNAYRGEATLVDSAGKQYIW; encoded by the coding sequence ATGCAGCGCCGCGACTTCCTGCAGATTGCCGTCATGCTCGGCGGCATCACCGCTTCCGGTCTGGCCCGTGCGCTGGCCAGCAGTGCCGGCGAGGCGCCTGCGGCGTTGCGGCACATCACGCCGCTTCAGCGCCAGCAGATTGCGGTGCTGGCCGAGCTGGTCATCCCGCGCACCGACACGCCCGGCGCAGTCGATGCCGGTGTGCCGGCGTTTATCGAACACATCCTGTCTGCCTGGTACACCGATACCGAGTACCGGATATTCAGCGAGGGTCTGCAAACGCTCGAGCGTGAGGCGCAGCAGCGTTTCGGCAAACCCTTCGTCAATCTGGATGAAGCCCGGCAGACCAGCCTGCTGGCCGAGCAGGAAATACATGCCCGTGACCAGCTGCGCCTGCATCCGCCCAGGCAGCGCAGTGCGGCGGAAAAACCGCTGATCGACGAGCACGCGCCGTTCTTCAACAAACTCAAGGAGCTGGTGGTGGTCGGCTACTACACCTCCGAGGTCGCGGCGCTGAGCGAGATGGTTTATCTGCCGGTACCCAATGCCTATCGCGGCGAAGCCACGCTGGTCGACAGCGCTGGCAAGCAGTACATCTGGTGA
- a CDS encoding pseudouridine synthase, with translation MSLSSTHHAGVRPSTLHLPRGDWATVLDCLCAHFPAISREVWLERMARGRVLGADGLPLGPQQAYREGMRVHYFREVPTETPIPFVERILHCDEHLLVVDKPHFLPVVPSGGYVEQTLLARLVKRLDNPQLVPIHRIDRLTAGLVLFSVNPQSRNHYQQLFRQRDIRKGYEAIAPALAEPEFPLVRRTRMVEAKPFFRMQEAEGPPNSETRIEVREVQGALCRYGLYPLTGKKHQLRVHLAALGAGICNDPFYPELTAASDAVDDYSRPLKLLAQELAFTDPLSGAQRHFRSELQLDW, from the coding sequence ATGTCTCTGTCTTCTACCCATCACGCGGGCGTTCGCCCCAGCACCCTGCATCTGCCGCGCGGCGACTGGGCCACGGTGCTCGATTGCCTGTGCGCGCATTTTCCTGCAATCAGCCGGGAAGTCTGGCTCGAGCGCATGGCCCGCGGTCGCGTGCTGGGTGCCGACGGCCTGCCGCTGGGGCCGCAGCAGGCCTATCGCGAAGGCATGCGGGTGCATTACTTTCGTGAAGTGCCGACCGAAACGCCGATCCCCTTTGTCGAGCGGATACTGCATTGCGACGAACATCTGCTGGTGGTCGACAAGCCGCACTTCCTGCCGGTGGTGCCGTCCGGCGGTTATGTCGAACAGACCTTGCTGGCGCGGCTGGTCAAGCGTCTGGACAACCCGCAACTGGTGCCGATCCATCGCATCGACCGGCTGACCGCCGGGCTGGTGCTGTTCTCGGTCAATCCGCAGAGCCGCAACCATTACCAGCAACTGTTTCGCCAGCGCGACATCCGCAAGGGCTACGAAGCGATTGCCCCGGCGCTGGCGGAACCGGAATTTCCCCTGGTGCGCAGAACGCGAATGGTCGAGGCCAAACCGTTCTTTCGCATGCAGGAAGCCGAAGGGCCGCCCAACAGCGAGACGCGCATCGAAGTGCGCGAGGTGCAGGGCGCTCTGTGCCGCTATGGCCTGTATCCGCTGACTGGCAAGAAGCACCAGCTGCGCGTACATCTGGCGGCGCTGGGGGCGGGCATCTGCAATGACCCGTTCTACCCCGAACTGACGGCGGCCAGCGACGCCGTGGATGACTACAGCCGGCCGCTCAAGCTGCTGGCTCAGGAACTGGCCTTTACTGATCCGCTCAGCGGTGCGCAGCGCCATTTTCGCAGCGAGCTGCAGCTCGACTGGTAA
- a CDS encoding ThuA domain-containing protein, translating to MPRSASPLARIGRYALILLGVLALLVAAVTIKLRMDGLFRAPVYETSAPDLPADLQHPAILVFSKTNGFIHKEAIPAAQALFQQLGEANGWNVYLTDNAAVHNPQDLQRFDALVWNNVSGDVLTSEQRTALKDYLENGGGFVGIHGSGGDPSYDWAWYPQSLLRAQFTAHPLFPQFQQATLEVESPQDAIVSHLPERFDMTDEWYSFSAPPQDVEVLLSLDEKTYSPKVLTQDIGMGAEHPIAWKHCQGKGRVFYGAPGHVASTYSDPRYARVLEQATRWAMQPDPACH from the coding sequence ATGCCGCGTTCTGCTTCCCCTCTGGCCCGTATCGGCCGCTATGCGTTGATCCTGCTGGGTGTGCTGGCGCTGCTGGTCGCTGCCGTGACGATCAAGTTGCGCATGGACGGCTTGTTCCGCGCGCCGGTCTACGAGACCAGCGCCCCCGACCTGCCGGCTGATCTCCAGCACCCGGCGATTCTGGTCTTCAGCAAGACCAACGGCTTCATCCACAAGGAAGCCATTCCGGCAGCACAGGCGCTGTTCCAGCAGCTCGGTGAAGCCAACGGCTGGAATGTCTACCTGACCGACAACGCCGCGGTGCACAACCCGCAGGATCTGCAGCGTTTCGATGCGCTGGTGTGGAACAACGTGTCCGGCGATGTGCTCACCAGCGAGCAGCGCACGGCACTTAAGGATTATCTGGAAAATGGCGGCGGCTTCGTCGGCATACACGGCAGCGGCGGTGATCCGTCCTACGACTGGGCCTGGTACCCGCAGTCGTTGTTGCGTGCGCAGTTCACTGCCCATCCGCTGTTCCCGCAGTTCCAGCAGGCGACGCTGGAAGTCGAAAGCCCGCAGGATGCGATTGTCAGCCACTTGCCGGAGCGCTTCGACATGACCGATGAGTGGTATTCCTTCAGTGCGCCGCCGCAGGATGTCGAAGTGCTGCTCAGCCTGGATGAAAAGACCTACTCACCGAAGGTGCTGACCCAGGACATCGGCATGGGTGCCGAGCATCCGATCGCCTGGAAACACTGCCAGGGCAAGGGCCGGGTGTTTTACGGCGCGCCGGGGCATGTGGCTTCGACCTATAGCGATCCGCGCTATGCCCGTGTGCTGGAGCAGGCCACGCGCTGGGCCATGCAGCCGGATCCGGCCTGTCACTGA
- a CDS encoding GMC oxidoreductase has translation MPEFDAIVIGSGVTGGWAAKELCEKGLKVLVLDRGKPITPEKDFTTALHPPWQDPLRGLPDRELWEADYPIQSQSYAFDETTRHFFNNDKTNPYVYDEQKPFIWTRADVVGGKSLLWNRQVYRFSDLDFAANQRDGHGNDWPIRYGDIEDWYSYVERFVGVSGEALGLPQLPDSEFQPPMELNHVEKVLRQSLQENYSNRHLTIGRVAIQTEPRNGRGACTYCFKCERGCTFNAAFSSLNATLPAARATGNLTLRGDSVVEGIDYDPQSARATAVRVIDANSGERRRFSARLIFLCGSTVGSTQILLNSTSETFPNGLGNSSGVLGRYLIEHTTGNGAYGLVPGYLDKYPYGYRPNGLYIPRFRNLQGAEQEQGFLRGYNFQGAALRPGWDINYKLIPGFGKAFKQAMHGPGPWVLYLDGFGEVLPHYDNRMYLHPTRKDRFGIPLVAFDFRYGANEEAMRADILREATTMLQLAGAIGIETFVNNEPGRSIHEMGTARMGDDPHTSFLNRWNQSHAVPNLFVTDGSCMPSASCVNPSLTYMALTVRAADYAVQQLRAGQI, from the coding sequence ATGCCTGAATTTGATGCCATCGTGATTGGCTCCGGGGTTACCGGCGGCTGGGCGGCCAAGGAACTGTGCGAGAAGGGCCTGAAGGTGCTGGTGCTGGATCGCGGCAAGCCGATTACCCCGGAAAAAGATTTCACCACCGCCCTGCATCCGCCGTGGCAGGACCCCTTGCGCGGGTTGCCTGACCGTGAACTGTGGGAGGCGGACTATCCGATCCAGAGCCAGAGCTACGCCTTCGACGAAACCACCCGGCATTTCTTCAACAACGACAAGACCAACCCCTACGTCTACGACGAGCAAAAGCCGTTTATCTGGACGCGGGCCGATGTGGTCGGTGGCAAGTCGCTGCTGTGGAACCGCCAGGTCTACCGTTTCAGCGATCTGGATTTCGCCGCCAACCAGCGCGACGGCCACGGCAACGACTGGCCGATCCGTTATGGTGATATCGAGGACTGGTACAGCTATGTCGAGCGCTTTGTCGGCGTCAGCGGCGAAGCCCTGGGGCTGCCGCAGCTGCCCGACAGCGAGTTCCAGCCGCCGATGGAGCTCAACCATGTGGAGAAGGTACTGCGGCAGTCGCTGCAGGAGAATTACAGCAACCGCCACCTGACCATCGGCCGCGTAGCGATCCAGACCGAGCCGCGCAATGGCCGTGGTGCCTGTACCTATTGCTTCAAGTGCGAACGCGGCTGCACCTTCAATGCCGCCTTCAGCAGCCTGAATGCCACCCTGCCGGCCGCCCGTGCCACCGGCAACCTGACCCTGCGCGGCGACAGCGTGGTCGAGGGTATCGACTACGATCCGCAAAGCGCCCGCGCCACGGCGGTACGGGTGATCGATGCGAACAGTGGCGAGCGGCGGCGTTTCAGTGCGCGATTGATTTTCCTCTGCGGCTCCACCGTGGGCAGTACGCAGATCCTGCTCAACTCCACCAGTGAAACCTTCCCCAATGGTCTGGGCAACAGCAGCGGCGTGCTGGGTCGCTATCTGATCGAACACACCACCGGCAACGGCGCCTACGGACTGGTGCCGGGCTATCTGGACAAATACCCCTACGGCTACCGCCCCAACGGCCTGTATATCCCGCGCTTCCGCAATCTGCAGGGCGCCGAGCAGGAACAGGGTTTTCTGCGTGGCTACAACTTCCAGGGTGCGGCCCTGCGCCCGGGCTGGGATATCAACTACAAGCTGATCCCCGGTTTCGGCAAAGCGTTCAAGCAGGCCATGCATGGCCCCGGCCCCTGGGTGCTGTATCTCGACGGATTCGGCGAAGTGCTGCCGCACTACGACAACCGCATGTATCTGCATCCAACGCGCAAGGATCGCTTCGGCATACCGCTGGTGGCCTTCGACTTCCGCTACGGGGCCAACGAGGAGGCCATGCGTGCCGATATCTTGCGCGAGGCCACAACCATGTTGCAGCTGGCCGGGGCGATTGGCATAGAGACCTTCGTCAATAATGAGCCCGGGCGCAGCATTCACGAGATGGGCACGGCGCGCATGGGCGACGACCCGCATACCTCGTTTCTCAATCGCTGGAACCAGAGCCACGCAGTGCCCAACCTGTTCGTCACCGACGGCTCGTGCATGCCGTCGGCCTCTTGCGTCAACCCGTCACTGACTTACATGGCGCTGACCGTGCGCGCCGCCGACTATGCCGTGCAGCAGTTGCGTGCCGGCCAGATCTAA
- a CDS encoding DUF945 family protein → MISRLRKPRTWAWLIAICVLLAVGIAGLGGWLLRQQLAPLQSEPLVLENAARVQVEELQAGWFDTQVVLRLDWPLDTGRQLRVRLANDISHGPFPRDRLANFDLRPALLSDRVQLLDLQEQRGDQAQALPAQLSADLRLSLLGHLQADLQAATPKLPLGVWQLSSPGLQLRVDASTDSLDLQLEAGQLALLQGGAPLLRLTGVAQQVQLAGDTALALQGSVDELALWGQPLGQFSQQFSATGVSLAAVSQALAGQPQAWLSALPPDSRVQGSLLSLVNADGSSGLQLDKAVGAGPLKVQANLSKAMFLTALERNTALQQQGQGIARQQALKLYAMVSQPLLQTGLFLADEQGLALDLQIDAGVVRSNLPTRFVSQAP, encoded by the coding sequence ATGATTTCCCGGCTGCGCAAACCACGAACCTGGGCCTGGCTGATCGCAATCTGCGTACTGCTGGCGGTGGGCATTGCCGGCCTCGGCGGATGGCTGCTGCGTCAACAGCTGGCGCCGCTGCAGAGTGAGCCGCTGGTTCTGGAAAACGCTGCCCGCGTTCAGGTGGAGGAGCTTCAAGCTGGTTGGTTCGATACCCAGGTGGTCCTGCGTCTGGACTGGCCGCTGGATACCGGGCGGCAGCTGCGTGTGCGGCTGGCCAATGACATCAGTCACGGGCCGTTTCCGCGGGACCGGCTGGCGAATTTCGACCTGCGCCCGGCACTGCTTTCCGACCGTGTGCAATTGCTTGATCTGCAAGAACAGCGCGGTGATCAGGCGCAGGCGTTGCCTGCGCAGCTCTCCGCTGACCTGCGGCTGAGCTTGCTTGGCCATCTGCAGGCGGACCTGCAGGCGGCTACGCCAAAGCTGCCACTGGGGGTCTGGCAACTGTCCAGTCCGGGACTGCAGCTGCGTGTTGATGCCTCGACGGACTCGCTGGATCTGCAGCTCGAGGCCGGGCAACTGGCACTGCTGCAGGGTGGCGCGCCCTTGCTGCGGCTGACGGGCGTTGCACAGCAGGTGCAGCTGGCGGGGGATACCGCGCTGGCGTTGCAGGGTTCGGTCGATGAACTGGCACTCTGGGGGCAGCCGCTGGGGCAGTTCAGTCAGCAATTCAGTGCTACTGGCGTCAGTCTGGCGGCGGTTTCGCAGGCCCTGGCTGGTCAGCCGCAGGCCTGGCTCAGTGCATTGCCACCAGACAGCCGCGTGCAGGGTTCGTTGCTGTCACTGGTCAATGCCGATGGCAGCAGTGGCCTGCAGCTGGACAAAGCGGTTGGCGCCGGGCCGCTGAAGGTGCAGGCAAACCTGTCCAAAGCCATGTTCCTGACTGCCCTGGAGCGCAACACCGCCTTGCAGCAGCAGGGACAGGGCATTGCGCGCCAGCAGGCGCTGAAACTCTATGCGATGGTCAGCCAGCCGCTGTTGCAAACCGGCCTGTTTCTCGCCGATGAGCAGGGGCTGGCGCTGGATCTGCAGATCGATGCAGGCGTGGTACGCAGCAACTTGCCGACCCGCTTCGTCAGTCAGGCGCCCTAG